The proteins below are encoded in one region of Marinobacter sp. F4206:
- the tmpT gene encoding thiopurine S-methyltransferase has protein sequence MEHQFWHERWAKKEIGFHEGTVNQYLYDHWPELAGKATSAVFVPLCGKAHDMWWLHDRGHPVIGVELSDVACKDFFEEGGEKAKVHPGEPFTTFKHDDLQLWCGDFFQLVPDDLKHIRLVYDRAALIALPPHMRKGYVEHLTAIIPDGTKILLITLDYDTEIKGPPFNVSDDEVRELYSGDYEIEHILTNTLAKDHPFTKRKGLAGATESVFRLTKR, from the coding sequence ATGGAACACCAGTTCTGGCACGAACGCTGGGCCAAGAAGGAAATCGGCTTTCACGAGGGCACGGTCAACCAGTACCTGTATGACCACTGGCCGGAACTGGCCGGCAAAGCCACCAGTGCCGTCTTCGTTCCGCTCTGCGGCAAGGCCCACGACATGTGGTGGCTCCACGACCGCGGTCACCCGGTGATTGGCGTCGAGCTCAGCGACGTGGCCTGCAAGGACTTTTTCGAGGAAGGCGGCGAGAAAGCCAAGGTCCATCCGGGCGAACCCTTCACCACCTTCAAGCACGACGACCTGCAACTCTGGTGCGGCGACTTCTTCCAGCTGGTGCCGGACGACCTCAAACACATCCGTCTGGTTTATGACCGCGCCGCACTGATCGCCCTGCCCCCGCACATGCGCAAAGGCTACGTCGAACACCTGACCGCAATCATCCCCGACGGCACCAAAATCCTGCTGATCACCCTCGATTACGACACTGAGATCAAGGGGCCTCCGTTCAACGTCAGCGACGACGAAGTCCGGGAACTCTATTCAGGGGACTACGAGATTGAGCACATCCTCACCAACACCCTGGCTAAGGACCATCCGTTCACCAAGCGCAAAGGCCTGGCTGGCGCCACCGAAAGCGTGTTTCGTCTGACCAAACGGTAA